A single genomic interval of Pyrus communis chromosome 5, drPyrComm1.1, whole genome shotgun sequence harbors:
- the LOC137734916 gene encoding SAC3 family protein A-like, with protein sequence MMNQGGNTEKIASLDPNSLENRYIVNANQGQTPSYTLSTTGSEASSWNLHRTDNSSTDNGVHSHSNYQYDQHPQPPGSSTSNLGTVNAPQDYNSYASYQNSADPYGYGSAGYPGYYDNYQQQSNPSYSQPVGAYQNTGAPYQPISSFQNTGSNAGSASYSSTYYNPADYQTAGGYPSSSYNNQTTAWSGGNYANYTPHQYSQYTPDTTAAYSSSAATSTSQNYEQHYKQWADYYSQTEVSCAPGTENISVTSTPNVGCPVPGATTGYQTSDSQLPPPPPLPSYAPSWKPEPSPSELSSVQSGAVVFGAHDGYWNHGALTSQSQVHHNSSMQPHFQKPLDEKTSYDSFQDHQKTAFSQALNMQYPASQQVPHASHTYQSPSQPVTSHASHTYQSPSQPVPSHASHTYQSPSQPVPYGSHTYQSPLQPVPSHASHTYQSPSQPAPPVGTQRVNKLQIPTNPRITSNPTFGLPKTDKDSCTTTVAAKPAYISVSLPKPVDKVTSSATADSLLKPGMFPKSLRGYVERALARCKDDTQMAACQSVMKEIITKATADGTLYTQDWDTEPLFPLPNEDAVKKDSLHSSNLVSSLPKYKRSPNRRSKSRWEPLPEEKPVEKPASVNNDSLKFSWMNVNDKQRKPWMGSAGFKDGNTSNGKFNSQEQKNGSKINQKPFKKQRLSYVSTAENGDASSDSDKEQSSSAYYTGAMDLADSPEERKRRENRSRRFERVQGHRAQNNHFKPKKAGGGNLYARRANALVLSKNFEDGGSRAVEDIDWDSLTVKGTCQEIEKRYLRLTSAPDPATVRPEDVLEKALLMVQDSQKNYLYKCDQLKSIRQDLTVQRIRNHLTVKVYETHARLAVEVGDLPEYNQCASQLKSLYAEGIEGCHMEFSAYNLLCVILHSNNNRDLVSSMASLSVEAKRDEAVKHALAVRSAVTSGNYVMFFRLYKTAPNLSTCLMDLYVEKMRYKAVSCMCRSYRPTIPVPYVAQILGFTTITPTNEESEEKDSEGLDECIEWLKVHGACLVVDNNGEMQLDTKPTSSSLYMPETDAVSHGDATLAVNDFLTRTTL encoded by the exons ATGATGAATCAAGGAGGTAATACTGAGAAGATTGCTTCTCTGGACCCGAATTCGCTTGAG AATCGGTATATTGTTAATGCAAACCAAGGACAGACGCCTTCATATACTCTTTCAACAACTGGTTCAGAAGCTTCATCCTGGAACCTTCATAGGACAGACAATAGCTCGACAGATAATGGGGTTCATTCCCATTCAAATTATCAATATGATCAGCATCCACAGCCGCCTGGGAGTAGTACATCAAATTTGGGAACAGTAAATGCACCACAAGATTACAATAGctatgcttcgtaccaaaattCTGCGGATCCATATGGTTATGGAAGTGCAGGGTACCCAGGTTACTATGACAACTATCAGCAGCAATCCAACCCTTCCTACTCACAGCCCGTAGGAGCATATCAAAATACAGGTGCTCCTTATCAGCCTATTTCCTCATTTCAGAATACAGGGTCTAATGCTGGGTCTGCAAGTTATTCAAGCACTTACTACAATCCTGCTGATTATCAGACAGCTGGAGGTTACCCAAGTAGCAGCTACAATAATCAGACAACTGCTTGGAGTGGCGGAAATTATGCAAATTATACGCCTCATCAGTACTCACAGTACACCCCAGATACCACTGCTGCATATAGTTCTAGTGCTGCAACTTCAACTTCACAAAATTATGAGCAGCACTATAAGCAATGGGCTGATTATTACAGTCAAACAGAAGTCAGCTGTGCTCCTGGTACTGAGAACATTTCTGTTACTAGTACACCCAATGTGGGATGTCCGGTTCCAGGTGCTACCACTGGGTATCAAACCTCGGACAGCCagctaccaccaccaccaccactaccttCATACGCTCCTTCTTGGAAGCCAGAACCCAGTCCATCTGAATTGTCCTCAGTACAG TCTGGTGCTGTGGTTTTTGGTGCTCATGATGGTTACTGGAATCATGGGGCTCTGACTTCTCAATCTCAAGTTCACCACAATAGTTCTATGCAACCACACTTCCAAAAGCCTTTGGATGAGAAGACTTCTTATGATAGCTTTCAGGATCACCAGAAAACTGCATTTTCTCAAGCACTCAACATGCAGTATCCTGCTTCTCAGCAGGTGCCCCATGCATCTCATACTTACCAATCACCCTCGCAACCTGTTACATCCCATGCGTCTCATACTTACCAATCACCCTCACAACCTGTTCCATCCCATGCATCTCATACTTATCAATCGCCGTCCCAACCTGTTCCATATGGGTCTCATACTTATCAATCACCCTTACAACCTGTTCCATCCCATGCGTCTCATACTTACCAATCACCCTCCCAACCTGCTCCACCTGTAGGTACACAAAGAGTTAATAAACTGCAGATTCCAACAAACCCTAGAATCACTTCAAATCCAACCTTTGGTCTACCAAAAACTGACAAGGATAGCTGTACAACCACTGTGGCAGCAAAACCTGCTTATATCAGTGTTTCACTGCCAAAGCCAGTTGACAAGGTGACATCCAGTGCCACAGCTGATTCTCTACTTAAG ccTGGTATGTTTCCCAAGTCACTGCGTGGTTATGTCGAAAGGGCTTTGGCTCGCTGTAAAGATGATACGCAAATGGCTGCGTGTCAGTCTGTCATGAAGGAG ATTATCACCAAGGCAACAGCTGATGGTACACTTTATACGCAAGACTGGGATACTGAGCCTCTTTTCCCACTGCCAAATGAAGATGCTGTTAAGAAAGA TAGTTTACATTCTTCAAACCTTGTTTCATCATTGCCAAAGTACAAAAGAAGTCCGAATAGACGATCCAAGAGTAGATGGGAACCTCTACCAGAGGAGAAGCCAGTTGAGAAACCGGCATCTGTCAACAATGACAGTTTAAAGTTTTCTTGGATGAATGTCAATGATAAGCAAAGAAAG CCATGGATGGGGAGTGCTGGGTTCAAAGATGGCAATACAAGTAATGGAAAGTTTAATTCACAGGAGCAGAAAAATGGAAGTAAGATAAACCAGAAACCTTTTAAGAAGCAGCGCCTTTCTTATGTAAGTACTGCTGAGAACGGTGATGCATCTAGTGATAGTGACAAGGAACAAAGTTCATCAGCATATTACACTGGAGCAATGGACCTTGCGGATTCACCAGAGGAAAGAAAGAGACGTGAAAATCGCTCTAGGCGTTTTGAAAGAGTGCAAGGACATAGGGCACAAAATAATCACTTCAAACCAAAAAAAGCTGGTGGCGGAAACTTGTATGCCAGAAGGGCTAATGCCTTGGTGCTTAGCAAAAATTTTGAAGATGGTGGCAGCAGGGCAGTTGAGGACATTGACTGGGATTCTCTTACTGTTAAGGGGACCTGCCAGGAGATTGAGAAACGTTATTTGCGCCTCACTTCTGCTCCTGATCCTGCCACT GTAAGGCCAGAGGATGTTCTTGAAAAAGCTTTGCTTATGGTGCAAGATTCCCAAAAGAATTACCTATATAAATGTGATCAGTTGAAGTCCATTCGTCAGGATCTGACTGTGCAACGAATTCGCAATCACCTAACAGTAAAG GTGTACGAAACCCATGCTCGCTTAGCAGTGGAAGTTGGGGACCTGCCCGAGTATAATCAG TGCGCGTCACAGTTGAAATCTCTCTACGCTGAAGGTATTGAGGGATGTCATATGGAGTTCTCTGCATACAACTTACTTTGTGTTATCCTTCACTCAAATAATAACAGAGATCTAGTATCATCAATGGCAAG CTTGTCAGTTGAAGCAAAAAGAGATGAAGCTGTTAAGCATGCTCTTGCGGTTCGTTCAGCTGTTACTTCAGGAAATTATGTTATGTTCTTCAGGCTCTACAAGACAGCTCCCAACTTGAGCACCTGCCTAATGG ATTTATATGTTGAAAAGATGCGGTATAAGGCAGTGAGCTGCATGTGTCGATCATATCGGCCTACGATACCTGTTCCTTATGTTGCACAAATTTTGGGATTTACCACCATTACACCCACAAATGAGGAAAGTGAGGAGAAGGATTCGGAGGGATTGGACGAATGCATTGAATGGTTGAAAGTACACGGTGCGTGCCTCGTTGTAGATAACAATGGAGAAATGCAGCTTGATACGAAG CCTACATCCTCGAGTCTTTACATGCCGGAGACTGATGCGGTGTCCCATGGAGACGCCACTCTTGCTGTTAACGATTTTTTGACGAGGACAACTTTATAG
- the LOC137735347 gene encoding uncharacterized protein, which yields MATMPPSSLQLPNPFPLTSSSTKPHSPKPFFSFATRATDPETPPSEPSSESGSGPDDFDSKLSQVRLRYRSGTGKKAEIRKTKKSKSGSGSSSASNLYLPPVPLKEPVSGGLKVNFGFSPYSERLNGRIAILGLTALLLVELATGKSVLKYHTPPVVLVQVYFVAAVAAVYIKYEKEKVSVWPQSAPPKE from the coding sequence ATGGCGACAATGCCACCATCCTCCCTGCAACTCCCCAACCCGTTCCCACTCACGTCCTCATCGACCAAACCCCACTCGCCCAAACCCTTCTTCTCCTTCGCAACCCGAGCCACTGATCCGGAAACGCCACCCTCCGAGCCATCGTCCGAATCCGGTTCCGGCCCGGATGACTTCGACAGCAAGCTGAGCCAGGTCCGACTCCGATACCGCAGCGGCACCGGAAAGAAAGCGGAAATCCGGAAGACCAAGAAGTCCAAAAGCGGGTCCGGATCCTCATCCGCGTCCAACTTGTACCTTCCACCGGTGCCGCTCAAGGAGCCGGTGTCTGGCGGGTTGAAGGTAAATTTCGGGTTCAGCCCGTACAGCGAGAGGTTAAACGGGCGAATCGCAATCCTGGGTCTAACGGCGTTGCTGCTGGTGGAGCTGGCGACTGGAAAGAGCGTGTTGAAGTATCATACGCCGCCGGTTGTGCTGGTGCAGGTTTACTTTGTGGCGGCGGTTGCGGCGGTGTATATTAAGTATGAGAAAGAGAAGGTGAGCGTGTGGCCTCAGTCCGCTCCGCCCAAAGAGTGA